A genomic window from Silene latifolia isolate original U9 population chromosome Y, ASM4854445v1, whole genome shotgun sequence includes:
- the LOC141632222 gene encoding uncharacterized protein LOC141632222: MYKGDDEEGGNSDELRSLQGSDDEIDSRPTFNPDIDFKRKVTLSAGLKFPDADVLRKALVHHAIENRYDFYYLHSARDRISTYCRYRCKCELDKVRCKIVGCKCPKKSWCPFKIYATKQKEDTFWEITTMNLRHTCEFTGYTRKVTSEYLAERYLEDWRENPTWKLSVFQKRVFRELGIEVKYGVCWLARARAKLMIFGDGADQYARVWDYVAALLKYNPGSTAIVMVDNIERPPPIFQRMYICFKAVKDGFLAGCRPLVGVDGFHLKGAYPGMCLVAVGKDGNNNIYPIAWAVVEVENGSTWSWFLKLLVEDVGKEEGEGLTFMSDRQKGLVDALKLVTPKAEVRYCVRHIWANFKLQFTKANSTKIHSECKEGVQQRLNLLDTWKIRLAPLPLAVDEPPCPHAIACIVKNRGNPIIYVDEAYSKVTYLRAYGHSISPMPGVKQWDRVGLDEPVPPPYRKLPGRPNQKKRRKEAGEGTSQVVKRPRRQRACGNCGVLGHNTKTCKNPTMSKENNQTQQQHDQQPRVARAKSKSEWSKKTRENIARRKAQKEMISAMAASIIQESQASVNVLDL, encoded by the exons ATGTACAAAGGGGATGATGAAGAGGGTGGCAACTCAGATGAGTTAAGAAGTCTTCAAGGCAGTGATGATGAAATTGACAGCAGGCCTACTTTTAACCCTGACATTGATTTCAAAAGAAAGGTGACACTTTCTGCTGGATTGAAATTTCCAGATGCAGATGTTCTAAGAAAAGCACTTGTCCATCACGCAATTGAAAATAGGTATGACTTCTACTACTTGCATAGTGCTAGAGATAGAATAAGTACTTATTGCAGATATAGGTGTAAGTGTGAGTTGGATAAGGTGAGGTGCAAGATTGTAGGGTGTAAGTGTCCAAAAAAATCCTGGTGTCCTTTCAAGATATATGCTACTAAACAAAAAGAGGACACATTCTGggaaataacaacaatgaatttGAGGCATACATGTGAATTCACTGGGTATACAAGGAAAGTGACATCTGAATACCTAGCAGAAAGGTATCTTGAAGACTGGAGGGAGAACCCAACTTGGAAGTTATCTGTTTTTCAAAAGCGTGTATTCAGGGAGTTGGGTATTGAAGTCAAGTATGGAGTATGTTGGCTAGCAAGGGCAAGAGCCAAATTGATGATCTTTGGTGATGGGGCTGATCAGTATGCTAGGGTATGGGATTATGTGGCTGCTTTGTTGAAGTATAATCCTGGTTCAACTGCAATAGTTATGGTGGATAACATTGAGAGGCCCCCTCCAATTTTTCAGAGGATGTACATATGTTTTAAGGCTGTGAAAGATGGTTTCTTAGCTGGATGCAGACCATTAGTTGGTGTGGATGGGTTTCACTTGAAGGGGGCATACCCAGGTATGTGCTTGGTAGCAGTTGGTAAGGATGGGAACAACAATATTTATCCCATTGCCTGGGCTGTTGTGGAGGTAGAAAATGGTTCAACTTGGTCTTGGTTCCTAAAGTTACTAGTTGAAGACGTGGGGAAGGAAGAAGGTGAAGGCCTCACCTTTATGTCAGATAGACAGAAG GGATTGGTGGATGCACTGAAATTGGTAACCCCTAAAGCTGAAGTGAGATATTGTGTAAGGCATATCTGGGCAAACTTCAAGTTGCAATTTACAAAAGCCAACTCTACAAAGATACATTCTGAGTGCAAAGAAGGTGTACAACAAAGGCTGAATTTACTAGACACATGGAAG ATAAGACTTGCACCGCTACCATTGGCGGTTGATGAGCCTCCTTGCCCACATGCAATAGCTTGCATAGTGAAGAATAGAGGGAATCCAATAATTTATGTGGACGAGGCTTATTCAAAAGTCACTTATTTGAGGGCTTATGGCCACTCCATCTCCCCTATGCCTGGTGTGAAGCAATGGGACAGAGTTGGCCTTGATGAGCCAGTGCCACCTCCTTATAGAAAACTGCCTGGAAGACCAAATCAAAAAAAGAGGAGGAAGGAAGCTGGAGAAGGAACAAGCCAGGTTGTTAAGAGGCCAAGGAGACAAAGGGCATGTGGTAACTGTGGTGTACTTGGTCATAACACAAAGACTTGCAAGAATCCAACAATGAGCAAGGAAAATAATCAAACTCAACAACAACATGACCAACAACCTAGGGTTGCCAGAGCCAAAAGTAAATCTGAATGGTCTAAGAAGACAAGAGAAAATATTGCAAGAAGGAAAGCACAAAAGGAAATGATATCTGCCATGGCTGCGTCAATAATCCAAGAAAGCCAAGCTAGTGTTAATGTCCTAGATTTATGA
- the LOC141632223 gene encoding protein FAR1-RELATED SEQUENCE 5-like, translating into MADLQMIPFIDDKIEHNGKRKPNEEEFCREVEKKFTPYVGQEFLEIEEAVTFYKIYAIACGFDVRKYTTKRWRGGEIKSKLFVCNREGFTHKGQVESSGRQDSSRKHKVRRVGCKARIRLFMRNGELLIGRFYSVHNHELISARDREFQKLSWFAEVIIFLPKIAVLFVRIILILIITK; encoded by the exons ATGGCTGACTTGCAGATGATACCTTTTATCGATG ATAAAATTGAGCACAATGGAAAAAGAAAGCCGAACGAGGAAGAATTTTGCAGGGAAGTTGAAAAAAAGTTTACCCCATATGTTGGGCAGGAATTTCTGGAAATCGAGGAGGCAGTGACATTTTATAAGATTTATGCTATTGCTTGTGGTTTTGATGTGCGGAAATACACGACAAAGAGATGGCGTGGCGGGGAAATAAAATCTAAACTGTTTGTTTGCAACCGAGAGGGATTCACACATAAGGGACAAGTGGAGAGTAGTGGCCGCCAGGATTCAAGTAGGAAACACAAAGTCAGGCGCGTTGGGTGCAAAGCGAGGATTAGGCTATTTATGAGAAATGGTGAATTATTGATTGGACGATTTTACAGTGTCCACAACCATGAGCTCATATCTGCCAGAGACAGAGAGTTTCAAAAGTTGTCAT GGTTTGCTGAAGTTATCATTTTCCTTCCTAAAATTGCAGTTTTgtttgttagaattatacttattttg Attatcacaaaatga